From Paenibacillus sp. V4I7, one genomic window encodes:
- a CDS encoding ABC transporter permease, giving the protein MKKTYLFLLLLPGLLFLTIFMVIPIFLTIGSTFFDKGTFTLGGYLSFFKDPYFLKIVWTTLRVSLVTTLFCILLGFPVAYFISKQSPRQKAILLALAIFPLLTSSVVRSFSWMIILGKKGLLNNALMAIGIIQEPLNILYTPAAMMIGLLHLFLPLIIITLVGVLENIDPDLIKAAESLGANRFTAFVKVIVPLSVPGLIIGSILVFVGSLTAYTTPALLGGKQRVISTFLYQNAITLNDWYLASVIAVIMIVITFVVIALMNKLATKLNPKG; this is encoded by the coding sequence ATGAAAAAAACGTACTTATTTTTATTATTGCTACCGGGACTACTGTTCCTGACGATTTTCATGGTGATACCGATCTTTCTCACGATAGGTTCAACCTTTTTCGATAAAGGGACGTTTACGCTGGGAGGGTACTTAAGTTTCTTTAAAGACCCTTATTTTCTCAAGATCGTGTGGACGACGCTGCGTGTCAGCTTGGTAACCACCCTATTTTGCATATTGCTTGGATTTCCTGTGGCTTACTTCATCTCCAAACAGAGTCCGAGACAAAAGGCGATCTTACTTGCATTAGCTATTTTCCCGCTGCTTACGAGCTCGGTTGTCAGGTCGTTCAGCTGGATGATTATTTTAGGTAAAAAAGGGCTGCTTAATAATGCCTTGATGGCCATTGGTATCATCCAAGAGCCACTCAATATTTTGTATACACCAGCTGCGATGATGATTGGTCTTCTCCATTTGTTTCTTCCGCTCATCATTATTACGTTGGTCGGTGTTCTTGAGAATATAGATCCGGATCTGATCAAAGCGGCGGAGAGCTTGGGAGCTAACCGATTTACGGCTTTCGTCAAGGTCATCGTTCCGCTTAGTGTACCGGGATTAATTATAGGCAGTATCCTTGTATTTGTCGGAAGTTTAACAGCTTATACGACACCGGCTTTGCTCGGAGGCAAGCAGCGGGTCATTTCAACATTCCTCTATCAGAATGCGATTACTCTGAACGATTGGTATCTCGCCTCCGTCATTGCCGTGATTATGATCGTGATCACCTTCGTGGTTATTGCGCTTATGAACAAACTGGCTACTAAATTAAATCCGAAGGGGTAG